A section of the Myxocyprinus asiaticus isolate MX2 ecotype Aquarium Trade chromosome 40, UBuf_Myxa_2, whole genome shotgun sequence genome encodes:
- the defbl1 gene encoding beta-defensin-like 1: MKPQIVLALVLLVILGLHCKEAEAISFPWSCASLSGVCRQGVCLPSELYFGPLGCGKGFLCCVSHFL; the protein is encoded by the exons ATGAAACCTCAGATTGTACTTGCCTTGGTTCTTCTGGTCATTTTAGGATTGCACT gCAAAGAGGCTGAGGCTATATCATTTCCCTGGAGCTGTGCAAGCCTCAGTGGAGTTTGCCGACAAGGAGTGTGCCTTCCATCAGAGCTTTACTTTGGACCCTTAGGATGCGGCAAGGGATTTCT ATGCTGTGTATCACATTTTCTTTGA